AGTGTCGACAATTGAAAGCATGGGTCTGTGATCAGAAGCGCGATTTTAACAGATAAAGTGGCGGTTGTTTTTGTAGCAAAATTACATTTCGCGACAGCCAAGATTTTTGCGCTTATCTGCAGTATCATCCGGTTTTTCCGGTCAATAATAATAACAATGATCCTTACGTCAAACAGCTCAGATTCAGGAGAATTGGCTTTGCAGGATTATGTACTGCGCCTTGAACAGGCAGGCATGGGTGATGTCGACAAAGTCGGCGGTAAGAATGCATCCTTGGGCGAGATGATCCATCAGCTCAGTGATGCTGGAGTGCGTGTTCCGGGTGGCTTTGCTACCACGGCGCAGGCCTATCGTGATTTTCTGGCACAAAGCGGCTTGGCTGATCGCATCAACAAGGCACTGGATGCCCTGGATGCAGACGATACGCGCGCCTTGATTGAAACAGGCCGCAATATCCGCCAGTGGATCATGGAAGCCGATTTTCAGCCTGAGCTGAATCAGGCCATTGAAGCCGCTTGGGCGGAGATGAGTCAGGGAGAGGCGATCGCGGTTGCCGTTCGTTCCTCTGCCACCGCTGAAGATCTGCCCGATGCCTCTTTTGCCGGTCAACAGGAGACCTTTCTCAATATTCGCGGGCTTGATAACGTCAAGCAGGCGATCAAGGAAGTGTTTGCCTCACTCTATAACGACCGCGCGATCTCCTATCGTGTGCACAAGGGCTTCACTCACGCCGAGGTCGCACTCTCTGCCGGCATTCAGCGCATGGTGCGCTCTGAAACCGGTGCGTCCGGTGTGATGTTCACCATGGACACCGAATCCGGCTTCAACCATGTGGTGTTCATCACTTCAGCCTATGGCCTGGGTGAAACCGTCGTTCAGGGCGCCGTGAACCCTGATGAGTTTTACGTGTACAAGCCGACTCTGGCTCAGGGGGCGCCTGCAATACTGCGACGTACTCTGGGATCAAAGGCGATCAAAATGATTTATACCGGTGATGGCAGTACCGGTAAGGCTGTTGAGACGGTCGATGTGCCGAAAGCTGAGCGCAACACCTTCTCCATCAATGATGCCGATGTGGAAGAACTGGCGCGTATTGCTGTAATCATCGAGAAACACTACGGTCGTCCGATGGACATCGAGTGGGCGAAGGATGGTGATGACGGCAAGCTTTACATTGTGCAGGCGCGGCCGGAAACCGTACGCAGCCAGAGCAAAAGCACTGTCATTGAGCGTTACCTGCTGAAGGAAAAGGGCAAGGTGCTGGTTGAGGGCCGTTCCATTGGCCATCGTATCGGTTCAGGTACCGTGCGCGTGGTAAATGGTCTGGACGAAATGCATGAAGTGCAGCCGGGCGATGTACTGGTGACGGACATGACCGACCCGGACTGGGAGCCGGTGATGAAACGCGCGGCGGCTATCGTGACCAACCGTGGCGGCCGCACCTGCCATGCGGCGATTATTGCCCGTGAGCTGGGTATCCCGGCCATTGTCGGCTGTGGTGATGCAACTGAAAAACTCAACGATGGACAGCTGGTGACCGTGTCCTGTGCCGAGGGCGATACCGGTCGTGCCTATGAAGGCAAGTTGGCGTTCGAGCATCAGAGTAACAGTGTCGAGTCGATGCCAACCCTTTCCTTCGACATCATGATGAACGTGGGTAACCCTGACCGTGCATTTGATTTCCAGTCACTGCCCAATGCAGGTGTTGGTCTGGCACGACTCGAGTTCATCATCAACCGAATGATCGGCGTACACCCCAAGGCACTGCTGAATTTCAATGATCAACCACGCGACGTCAAGCAGGTGATTGAGCGCCGAATCGGTGGCTATGCCTCACCTGTCGATTTCTACGTCGACAAGCTGGTCGAGGGTATCTCTACTCTGGCGGCTGCCTTCTACCCGAAGAAGGTGATTGTGCGCATGTCCGACTTCAAGTCGAACGAATATGGTCACTTGATCGGCGGCGATCGCTATGAACCCAGTGAAGAAAACCCGATGCTGGGTTTCCGTGGCGCGGCACGTTACATCTCTGATAACTTCCGTGACTGCTTTGAGCTGGAGTGTCGTGCACTCAAGCGGGTGCGTGATGAGATGAAGCTGACCAACGTCGAGATCATGCTGCCGTTCGTGCGCACTCCCGGCGAAGCCAAACAGGTTGTCGAGCAGCTGGCCGAGAATGGCCTGAAGCGCGGTGACAATGGACTGCGCCTGATCATGATGTGTGAAATACCATCAAACGCCTTGCTGGCGGACCAGTTCCTTGAATACTTCGACGGTTTCTCCATCGGTTCCAACGATCTGACTCAGTTGACGCTGGGGCTGGACCGTGACTCCGGTATCATTGCGCACCTGTTTGACGAGCGTAATGAAGCGGTCAAGTGCCTGCTGGCGATGGCGATCAATGCCTGCCGCAAGGCCGGCAAGTACGTCGGCATCTGTGGCCAGGGGCCATCGGATCACCCGGACCTGGCGCGCTGGTTGATGGAGCAGGGAATCAACAGTGTCTCACTGAACCCAGACTCGGTACTGGACACCTGGTTCTTCCTTGCCAATGAGGAAAAGCCTGGCGCCTGAACCTGAAGCGCCGGGCTGTGGC
This DNA window, taken from Marinobacterium iners, encodes the following:
- the ppsA gene encoding phosphoenolpyruvate synthase; protein product: MGDVDKVGGKNASLGEMIHQLSDAGVRVPGGFATTAQAYRDFLAQSGLADRINKALDALDADDTRALIETGRNIRQWIMEADFQPELNQAIEAAWAEMSQGEAIAVAVRSSATAEDLPDASFAGQQETFLNIRGLDNVKQAIKEVFASLYNDRAISYRVHKGFTHAEVALSAGIQRMVRSETGASGVMFTMDTESGFNHVVFITSAYGLGETVVQGAVNPDEFYVYKPTLAQGAPAILRRTLGSKAIKMIYTGDGSTGKAVETVDVPKAERNTFSINDADVEELARIAVIIEKHYGRPMDIEWAKDGDDGKLYIVQARPETVRSQSKSTVIERYLLKEKGKVLVEGRSIGHRIGSGTVRVVNGLDEMHEVQPGDVLVTDMTDPDWEPVMKRAAAIVTNRGGRTCHAAIIARELGIPAIVGCGDATEKLNDGQLVTVSCAEGDTGRAYEGKLAFEHQSNSVESMPTLSFDIMMNVGNPDRAFDFQSLPNAGVGLARLEFIINRMIGVHPKALLNFNDQPRDVKQVIERRIGGYASPVDFYVDKLVEGISTLAAAFYPKKVIVRMSDFKSNEYGHLIGGDRYEPSEENPMLGFRGAARYISDNFRDCFELECRALKRVRDEMKLTNVEIMLPFVRTPGEAKQVVEQLAENGLKRGDNGLRLIMMCEIPSNALLADQFLEYFDGFSIGSNDLTQLTLGLDRDSGIIAHLFDERNEAVKCLLAMAINACRKAGKYVGICGQGPSDHPDLARWLMEQGINSVSLNPDSVLDTWFFLANEEKPGA